The following are encoded in a window of Nibricoccus aquaticus genomic DNA:
- a CDS encoding FAD-binding oxidoreductase, translated as MNNHPASDPADPLLVNDLHSALNPTRVARILTPRGLDEIVALVRESITANAALSLCGGRHAMGGQQFGTDTWLVDLSHHNNVLTFDTERGLLTAESGIQWPAIIAACAAHARPGQPAWSIRQKQTGADRLSLGGALSANIHGRGLRYPPIVSDVEAFTLIDARGDIRRCSRSENPDLFRLVIGGYGLFGIIADVTLRLIPRAKVERRVEILTLDALVRVPEERDTSTWLFGDFQYAIDENSPDFLKLGVFSAYHRIADDESVPDEQKQLRADDWERLIHLAHTDRARVFQEYSRYYLSTDRQRYWSDTHQLSTYLDHYHVAQDERSGHAHTHRASEMISELYVPRASLTAFMEKAAALLRTSGMAVIYGTIRLIERDEETFLAWAREPWACVIFNLHVDHTPDGLARAADTFRALIDTALAFNGSYFLTYHRWARRDQIERAYPQFREFLRLKDLHDPHHRFQSDSWRHHRTLFAAPSDT; from the coding sequence ATGAATAACCACCCCGCGAGCGACCCCGCCGATCCGCTCCTCGTCAACGACCTCCACTCCGCGCTCAACCCCACCCGCGTCGCCCGTATCCTCACGCCTCGCGGCCTCGACGAAATCGTCGCGCTCGTCCGCGAGTCCATCACGGCCAATGCCGCACTCTCCCTCTGCGGCGGACGCCACGCCATGGGCGGCCAGCAATTCGGCACCGACACCTGGCTCGTCGATCTGAGTCATCACAACAACGTCCTCACCTTCGACACCGAGCGCGGTCTCCTCACCGCCGAGTCCGGCATTCAATGGCCCGCCATCATCGCCGCCTGCGCCGCCCACGCCCGCCCCGGCCAGCCCGCCTGGAGCATCCGCCAGAAACAAACCGGCGCCGACCGCCTCTCCCTCGGCGGCGCCCTCTCCGCCAATATCCACGGCCGCGGCCTCCGCTACCCGCCCATCGTCAGCGACGTCGAAGCATTCACGCTCATCGACGCCCGCGGCGACATCCGCCGCTGCTCGCGTAGTGAAAATCCGGATCTCTTCCGCCTCGTCATCGGCGGCTACGGTCTCTTCGGCATCATCGCCGACGTCACCCTGCGCCTCATCCCGCGCGCCAAAGTCGAGCGCCGCGTCGAGATCCTCACCCTCGACGCTCTCGTCCGCGTCCCCGAGGAACGCGACACCTCCACCTGGCTCTTCGGCGACTTCCAATACGCCATCGACGAAAACTCTCCCGACTTCCTGAAGCTCGGCGTCTTCTCCGCCTACCACCGCATCGCCGACGACGAGTCCGTCCCCGACGAACAAAAACAACTCCGCGCCGACGACTGGGAACGCCTCATCCACCTCGCCCACACCGACCGCGCCCGCGTCTTCCAGGAATACTCCCGCTATTATCTCTCCACCGACCGACAGCGCTACTGGAGCGACACCCACCAACTCAGCACCTACCTCGATCACTACCACGTCGCCCAGGATGAACGCTCCGGCCACGCCCACACCCACCGCGCGAGCGAGATGATCAGCGAGCTCTACGTTCCCCGCGCCTCCCTGACCGCCTTCATGGAAAAAGCCGCCGCGCTCCTCCGCACCTCCGGCATGGCCGTGATCTACGGCACCATCCGCCTCATCGAGCGCGACGAAGAAACCTTCCTCGCCTGGGCCCGCGAACCCTGGGCCTGCGTCATCTTCAATCTCCACGTCGATCACACGCCCGACGGACTCGCCCGCGCCGCCGACACGTTCCGAGCCCTCATCGACACCGCGCTCGCCTTCAATGGCAGCTACTTCCTCACCTACCACCGCTGGGCGCGCCGTGATCAGATCGAGCGCGCCTACCCGCAATTCCGCGAATTTCTCCGCCTCAAAGATCTCCATGATCCGCACCACCGCTTCCAAAGTGACTCGTGGCGCCACCACCGCACGCTCTTCGCCGCCCCCTCCGACACTTGA
- the leuB gene encoding 3-isopropylmalate dehydrogenase — MPTLKFAVLSGDYIGPEVMTEALRVLEHVAKKENLTLSYQHADVGGAGIDNHGKALPDSTLATCQQADAILFGSVGGPKWEKLPPKEQPERAALLPLRKAFNLFANIRPGLLYKDLADASPLKSERIPNGIDIVCIRELTGGIYFGAKSTITLENGEQQATDTMVYKTSEIERIAEAAAQTARTRSKKICSVDKANVLETSVLWRKTVTAYFAKNHPDLALSHMYVDNAAMQLARDPNQFDVLFTENMFGDILSDEMAVICGSLGMMSSASLGTIQNSHGKPFGLFEPAGGTAPDIAGKGIANPCAQILSAALMFRYSFGLDAIAAKIEAAVRKTVTVDLVRTGDIAFGKPAVGTKAMADAIIKNL; from the coding sequence ATGCCGACTCTTAAATTCGCCGTTCTTTCTGGAGACTACATCGGACCCGAGGTCATGACCGAGGCCCTGCGCGTGCTGGAGCACGTCGCGAAAAAAGAAAACCTCACGCTCTCCTACCAGCACGCCGACGTCGGCGGCGCCGGCATCGACAACCACGGCAAAGCCCTCCCCGACTCCACGCTCGCCACCTGCCAGCAGGCCGACGCCATTCTCTTCGGCTCCGTCGGCGGACCGAAATGGGAAAAGCTCCCGCCCAAAGAACAGCCCGAGCGCGCCGCCCTCCTCCCGCTCCGCAAGGCCTTCAATCTCTTCGCCAACATCCGCCCCGGACTCCTCTACAAAGACCTCGCCGACGCCTCCCCGCTCAAGTCCGAGCGCATCCCCAACGGCATCGACATCGTCTGCATCCGCGAACTCACCGGCGGCATCTACTTCGGCGCCAAGTCCACCATCACCCTCGAAAACGGCGAGCAGCAGGCCACCGACACGATGGTTTACAAAACCTCCGAGATCGAACGCATCGCCGAGGCCGCCGCCCAGACCGCACGCACGCGCAGCAAAAAAATCTGCTCCGTCGACAAGGCCAACGTCCTCGAAACCTCCGTCCTCTGGCGCAAGACCGTCACCGCCTACTTCGCGAAAAACCACCCCGACCTCGCGCTGAGCCACATGTACGTGGACAACGCCGCCATGCAGCTCGCGCGCGACCCGAACCAGTTCGACGTGCTCTTCACCGAAAACATGTTTGGCGACATCCTCTCCGACGAGATGGCCGTCATCTGCGGCTCGCTCGGCATGATGAGCTCCGCCTCCCTCGGCACGATCCAGAACTCCCACGGCAAACCCTTCGGCCTCTTCGAACCCGCCGGCGGCACCGCGCCCGACATTGCCGGCAAAGGCATCGCCAATCCCTGCGCGCAAATCCTCTCCGCCGCGCTCATGTTCCGCTACAGTTTCGGCCTCGACGCCATCGCCGCGAAGATCGAAGCCGCCGTCCGCAAGACCGTCACCGTGGACCTCGTCCGCACCGGCGACATCGCCTTCGGCAAACCCGCCGTCGGCACCAAAGCCATGGCCGACGCCATCATCAAAAACCTGTAG
- a CDS encoding GxxExxY protein, translating to MELESKALTDKIIAAAIEVHRHLGPGLLESAYEVCLADELERSGFTLQRQMPLPISYKGRQLDAAYRLDLVVNNSVLLELKSVSHLEPIHEAQVLTYLRLSRLPIALLINFNVPLLRHGLKRFALTQSLPNSAPSTPPR from the coding sequence ATGGAATTAGAGTCAAAAGCTCTGACCGATAAAATCATCGCAGCCGCGATCGAGGTGCACCGCCACCTCGGTCCCGGCCTGCTGGAGTCTGCCTACGAGGTCTGCCTCGCCGACGAACTGGAGCGTTCCGGCTTCACTCTGCAACGCCAGATGCCGCTTCCAATCTCCTACAAAGGCCGCCAGCTCGACGCCGCCTATCGCCTCGATTTAGTCGTCAACAACTCAGTGCTCCTCGAACTCAAATCAGTCTCCCACCTGGAGCCTATCCACGAAGCTCAAGTCCTGACCTACCTCCGTCTCAGTCGACTCCCAATAGCTCTCCTCATCAATTTCAACGTCCCGTTACTCCGCCACGGCCTCAAACGTTTCGCCCTGACTCAGTCCCTTCCGAACTCCGCGCCCTCCACGCCTCCGCGGTGA
- a CDS encoding PAS domain S-box protein — protein sequence MNPKNPARIAWRIAGAYMVVAGAWILLSDQIVMALWGNTTTALTVVQTYKGWFFVVVSGGLLFWWVRGEMRKSGEVEAQTTGIEEEAKRLEMMLEGGSEAFFLFDHAWRYTHVSRQAELMLGRPASELLGRVIWEAVPETVGSDYQKACLQVAQTRKAGTFDAYFAPWEKWFEGRIYPRAEGVAVFTRDVTMRHTAEERLGEATQRLKQSEVRLKAAQARAKMGSWESDMATKENWWSEQLCRMFNRDPALGPAPLPEFLEMLHPDDRPMILNTAAEMPVLRSIKTEKFRSNPAHGPVRYFDAIVEAIFDEKGNRIKAGGTIMDVTEQREAEVALRDSEAKYRLIVETAHEGIWLIDAEDRTTFVNRRMAEMLGYASEAEMLGRKVFDFMDEAARAEANEVLARRRRGLREDHDFRFRCKDGSDLWASLSASPIHDEKGGYAGALAMVMDMTERKRLEEQLRQVQKMEAIGQLSGGVAHDFNNLLTVIKGQISLLQCAGPRDPETDQSLEDISLAADRAANLTRQLLAFSRRQVLQLRDLNINEVVEGMGSMVRRIVGEDVTVELACAPGAIGVQADTGMMEQVILNLVVNARDAMPKGGRLRIETARVEIDAETARKRPEGRAGSFVRLTVADTGTGIPPETLPKIFEPFFTTKEFGKGTGLGLATVYGIVQQHRGWISVESVVGAGTRFHVHVPALEGVALAVVVGLEEPAGAAGGGEMILLVEDEAEVRAVARFALVRQGYQVIEAEHGAKALEAWAQHTGKIKLLLTDVVMPGGISGVDLALRLRQEQPGLRVIYMSGYSPEMAGKNFALREGVNFLPKPFDMTTLTRVVRASLDRAGSAAPF from the coding sequence ATGAATCCGAAAAATCCCGCACGGATCGCCTGGCGCATCGCAGGTGCCTACATGGTCGTGGCGGGGGCGTGGATTTTGTTGTCGGACCAGATCGTGATGGCGCTTTGGGGGAATACGACGACGGCACTGACGGTGGTGCAGACGTACAAAGGATGGTTCTTCGTGGTCGTGAGCGGGGGGCTGCTGTTTTGGTGGGTGCGGGGAGAGATGCGGAAAAGCGGAGAGGTGGAGGCGCAAACGACCGGAATCGAGGAGGAGGCGAAGCGGCTGGAGATGATGCTAGAGGGGGGGAGCGAGGCGTTTTTCCTGTTCGATCATGCCTGGCGGTACACGCATGTGAGCCGGCAGGCGGAGTTGATGTTAGGGAGGCCGGCGTCGGAATTGCTGGGGCGGGTGATTTGGGAGGCGGTGCCGGAGACGGTCGGCAGCGATTATCAGAAGGCGTGTTTGCAGGTCGCGCAGACGCGGAAGGCGGGAACCTTCGATGCGTATTTCGCGCCGTGGGAAAAATGGTTTGAAGGCAGAATCTACCCGAGGGCGGAAGGCGTGGCGGTCTTCACGCGCGATGTGACCATGCGGCATACGGCGGAGGAGCGGTTGGGCGAGGCGACGCAGCGGCTGAAGCAGAGCGAAGTGCGGCTGAAGGCGGCGCAGGCGCGGGCGAAGATGGGGAGCTGGGAGTCGGATATGGCGACGAAGGAGAACTGGTGGTCGGAGCAGCTGTGCCGGATGTTTAACCGCGATCCAGCGCTGGGACCGGCGCCGCTTCCGGAGTTTCTGGAGATGCTGCATCCGGACGATCGTCCGATGATTCTCAATACAGCGGCGGAGATGCCGGTACTCAGGTCCATCAAGACGGAGAAGTTCCGCTCCAATCCGGCGCACGGGCCGGTGAGGTATTTCGACGCGATCGTGGAGGCGATTTTCGACGAGAAGGGGAATCGCATCAAAGCGGGAGGCACGATCATGGATGTGACGGAGCAGCGGGAGGCGGAGGTCGCACTGCGAGACAGCGAGGCGAAGTACCGATTGATCGTGGAGACGGCGCATGAGGGCATCTGGCTGATCGACGCGGAAGATCGCACGACATTCGTGAACAGGCGGATGGCGGAGATGCTGGGTTATGCGTCGGAGGCGGAGATGCTCGGGCGGAAGGTTTTCGATTTCATGGACGAGGCTGCGCGTGCGGAGGCGAATGAGGTGCTCGCGCGGCGGAGACGGGGGCTGCGGGAGGATCATGATTTTCGTTTCCGGTGCAAAGATGGCTCCGATCTGTGGGCGTCGCTCAGCGCGTCGCCGATCCATGATGAGAAAGGCGGCTATGCGGGTGCGCTGGCGATGGTGATGGATATGACGGAGCGCAAGCGGCTGGAGGAGCAGCTGCGCCAGGTGCAGAAGATGGAGGCGATCGGGCAACTGTCGGGTGGCGTGGCGCACGATTTCAATAATCTGCTGACGGTGATCAAGGGGCAGATCTCGTTGTTGCAATGCGCGGGGCCGCGCGACCCGGAGACAGACCAATCGCTGGAGGATATTTCGCTGGCGGCGGATCGGGCGGCGAACCTGACGAGGCAGCTGCTGGCATTCAGCCGGAGGCAGGTACTGCAGTTGCGCGATCTCAACATCAACGAAGTGGTCGAAGGCATGGGCAGCATGGTGCGGCGGATCGTGGGCGAGGATGTGACGGTGGAGCTGGCGTGCGCGCCGGGGGCGATCGGCGTGCAGGCGGACACGGGGATGATGGAGCAGGTGATTTTGAATCTCGTGGTGAATGCGCGCGACGCGATGCCCAAGGGTGGGCGCCTGAGGATCGAGACGGCGCGGGTGGAGATCGACGCGGAGACGGCGCGGAAACGACCGGAGGGGCGGGCGGGAAGTTTTGTGCGTCTGACGGTGGCGGATACGGGAACGGGGATTCCTCCGGAGACACTCCCGAAGATCTTCGAGCCGTTTTTCACGACGAAGGAGTTTGGCAAGGGGACGGGGCTAGGGCTGGCGACGGTGTACGGGATCGTGCAGCAGCATCGCGGATGGATCTCGGTGGAGAGTGTGGTGGGCGCGGGGACGCGTTTCCACGTGCATGTGCCGGCGCTGGAGGGGGTGGCGCTGGCGGTGGTGGTCGGGCTGGAGGAGCCGGCGGGTGCGGCGGGGGGCGGAGAGATGATTTTATTGGTGGAGGATGAAGCGGAGGTGCGCGCGGTGGCGCGGTTCGCTCTTGTGCGGCAGGGATATCAGGTGATCGAGGCGGAGCATGGGGCGAAGGCGCTGGAGGCGTGGGCTCAGCATACCGGGAAGATCAAGTTGCTGCTGACCGACGTGGTGATGCCGGGCGGGATCAGTGGGGTGGATCTGGCGTTGCGGCTGCGTCAGGAGCAGCCGGGGCTGCGGGTGATTTATATGAGCGGATACAGCCCGGAGATGGCGGGGAAGAATTTCGCGCTGAGAGAAGGCGTGAACTTTTTGCCGAAGCCTTTCGACATGACGACGCTGACGCGGGTGGTGAGGGCGTCGTTGGATCGGGCGGGGTCGGCTGCGCCGTTTTAG
- a CDS encoding non-canonical purine NTP pyrophosphatase, translating into MKIYLASGNAHKVQEFQAIADRARAEGGVAVEFVSAKAVGGMPEVVEDTGTFVGNARKKAVALRAKLEASPVSKDTLWVLADDSGICVDALGGTPGVESAYFAGPEGNPAANLRKLVEVMRGVPDGKRGAHFVCVLVLLGPGGVEQVVEERVYGTLLVEPRGGAGFGYDPLFVPVGEKESLAELGEALKNQISHRARAAGRLMGWLGANGSV; encoded by the coding sequence ATGAAGATCTATCTAGCGTCGGGGAATGCGCACAAGGTGCAGGAGTTTCAGGCGATCGCGGATCGGGCGCGGGCGGAGGGGGGCGTGGCGGTTGAGTTTGTCTCGGCGAAGGCGGTGGGAGGGATGCCCGAAGTGGTTGAGGACACGGGGACGTTTGTCGGTAACGCGCGGAAGAAGGCGGTGGCGTTGCGGGCGAAGCTGGAGGCGTCGCCAGTTTCCAAGGACACGCTGTGGGTGCTGGCGGATGATAGCGGGATTTGTGTCGATGCGCTGGGCGGAACTCCGGGCGTGGAGTCGGCGTACTTCGCGGGGCCGGAGGGCAATCCGGCGGCGAATTTAAGGAAGTTGGTGGAAGTGATGCGCGGGGTGCCGGACGGAAAACGTGGGGCGCATTTTGTGTGCGTGCTGGTGTTGCTGGGGCCGGGCGGGGTGGAGCAGGTGGTGGAGGAGCGGGTGTATGGGACGTTGTTGGTGGAGCCGCGGGGAGGGGCGGGTTTTGGGTACGATCCGTTGTTCGTGCCGGTGGGGGAAAAAGAAAGCCTCGCCGAATTGGGCGAGGCTTTGAAGAACCAGATCAGCCACCGGGCGCGGGCGGCGGGGCGGCTGATGGGGTGGTTGGGGGCTAATGGCTCGGTTTGA
- a CDS encoding MBL fold metallo-hydrolase, producing MTAGMVQTNAYLLTPEAGGEAVLIDAPLGVWAMVAKILEKEKCVLKEVWLTHGHFDHIQGVEEIAAATGVKVFAHEADRAMMEQPEVVEARMGFPLGLKVVKPEGWFTVGEKRMAAVAEAEVRYVPGHCPGSVLFYFAKEGVAFVGDAIFAGSVGRTDFEGGSFPLLEKSIREQIYTLPEATVLYPGHGGTTTVAKEKRGNPYVRP from the coding sequence ATGACCGCTGGCATGGTGCAGACGAATGCGTATTTGCTGACGCCGGAGGCGGGGGGCGAGGCGGTTTTGATTGATGCGCCGCTAGGGGTGTGGGCGATGGTGGCGAAGATTTTGGAGAAGGAGAAATGTGTGTTGAAGGAGGTGTGGCTGACGCATGGGCATTTCGATCACATCCAGGGTGTGGAGGAGATCGCGGCGGCGACGGGGGTGAAGGTTTTTGCTCACGAGGCGGATCGTGCGATGATGGAGCAGCCGGAAGTGGTGGAGGCGCGGATGGGGTTTCCGCTGGGACTCAAAGTGGTGAAGCCGGAGGGCTGGTTCACGGTGGGCGAGAAGCGGATGGCTGCGGTGGCGGAGGCTGAGGTGCGTTATGTGCCGGGGCATTGTCCGGGGAGCGTGTTGTTTTATTTCGCGAAGGAGGGCGTGGCATTTGTGGGGGACGCGATTTTCGCGGGAAGTGTGGGGCGGACGGATTTTGAGGGCGGGAGTTTTCCGCTGCTGGAGAAGTCGATCCGCGAGCAGATTTATACGCTGCCGGAGGCAACGGTGCTGTATCCGGGACATGGAGGGACGACAACGGTGGCGAAGGAGAAGCGTGGGAATCCTTACGTGCGGCCATGA
- a CDS encoding PulJ/GspJ family protein, which translates to MKTFPLRSRSRKRGYTLTEVLIALGISVALGGAATWFMMEGARASLKATNNSVNDLAQWSIFVAISVDSKTANGMSVYSTFTPADMADSTKRLNKDGRGNVLILTKSSQDAGSSRAAYDKITGYIYSPTTKNLRKFEYTVTAAEKGDLATNVLPATLEEILVNNYTTLVPHIIGENLTPPVTGFGVFLVRERGHSGILSIEAAQGIDARTVNKKLIEASFFIRG; encoded by the coding sequence ATGAAAACCTTCCCCCTCCGCTCACGCTCCCGCAAACGCGGTTACACACTCACCGAAGTCTTGATTGCCCTGGGCATCAGCGTCGCTCTCGGTGGCGCCGCCACTTGGTTTATGATGGAAGGCGCCCGCGCCTCACTCAAAGCCACCAATAACTCCGTCAACGATCTCGCGCAATGGAGCATCTTCGTCGCGATCTCGGTCGATTCCAAAACCGCCAACGGCATGTCCGTTTACTCGACGTTCACGCCAGCCGATATGGCCGACAGCACCAAACGCCTGAACAAGGATGGCCGCGGCAACGTCCTCATCCTCACGAAAAGCAGCCAGGACGCCGGCTCGTCCCGCGCCGCCTATGACAAAATCACTGGCTACATTTACAGCCCGACAACCAAAAATCTCCGGAAATTTGAATACACCGTCACCGCCGCAGAGAAAGGCGACCTGGCCACCAATGTCCTCCCCGCCACCCTCGAAGAGATCCTCGTCAACAATTACACGACCCTCGTTCCTCACATCATCGGCGAAAACCTCACGCCCCCCGTCACAGGATTCGGCGTATTTCTCGTCCGCGAGCGCGGCCACTCCGGCATCCTCTCCATCGAAGCAGCTCAGGGCATCGATGCCCGCACCGTGAATAAAAAACTCATCGAAGCCTCCTTCTTCATCCGCGGTTGA
- the ribD gene encoding bifunctional diaminohydroxyphosphoribosylaminopyrimidine deaminase/5-amino-6-(5-phosphoribosylamino)uracil reductase RibD translates to MSANDEKFMKRAVELARNAWGMTHPNPLVGAVIVEDDEIVAEGFHAQDGGPHAERVALAKLGRRPKPKAVLYVTLEPCSTHGRTGACCEAIKEAGIARVVVGATDPFVAHAGRGFGVLSEAGVEVVSGVLERECADLNLIFNHWIARRTPLIAAKSAVTLDGKIATRTGESKWITGELARADVMKWRRLFPAIAVGAGTVMKDNPKLTVRVEGVEEWCPWRFVFDGLLRSVSDRVMPQVYTDGFRERTIVVTTEHAGLGYVRKLRDQGVQVWALPSATQRVPIAEFRKKCVEEKITGVYLEGGAQLVSEFLQEREVDYYFMYRAPLLLGDERAKAGFSGLRTEKLEQAVRLADVRHEVFGDDQLMRGRVVYPQRMQVDEGGAAQ, encoded by the coding sequence ATGAGTGCGAACGACGAAAAGTTCATGAAGCGGGCGGTGGAGTTGGCGCGGAATGCGTGGGGAATGACGCATCCGAATCCGCTGGTGGGGGCGGTGATCGTGGAGGATGACGAGATCGTGGCGGAGGGGTTTCACGCGCAGGATGGCGGGCCTCATGCGGAGCGGGTGGCGCTCGCGAAGCTCGGACGCAGGCCGAAGCCGAAGGCGGTGTTGTACGTGACGCTGGAGCCGTGCTCGACGCATGGGCGGACGGGGGCTTGCTGCGAAGCGATTAAAGAGGCGGGGATCGCGCGTGTGGTGGTGGGGGCGACTGATCCGTTTGTGGCGCACGCGGGGCGCGGGTTTGGCGTGTTGAGTGAGGCGGGCGTGGAGGTCGTCAGCGGCGTGCTGGAGCGGGAATGCGCGGATTTGAATTTGATTTTTAATCACTGGATCGCGCGGCGGACGCCGCTCATCGCGGCGAAGTCGGCGGTGACGCTGGATGGGAAGATCGCGACGCGCACAGGTGAGTCGAAGTGGATCACGGGGGAATTGGCGCGAGCGGATGTGATGAAGTGGCGGCGGCTTTTTCCGGCGATCGCGGTGGGAGCAGGGACGGTGATGAAGGACAATCCGAAGCTCACGGTGCGGGTGGAAGGTGTGGAGGAGTGGTGTCCGTGGCGGTTTGTTTTCGACGGACTATTGCGGTCGGTGTCGGACCGGGTGATGCCGCAGGTTTATACGGATGGATTTCGCGAGCGGACGATCGTGGTGACGACGGAGCATGCGGGACTCGGATACGTGCGGAAGCTGCGCGATCAGGGGGTGCAAGTGTGGGCGTTGCCTTCGGCGACGCAGCGGGTGCCGATCGCGGAGTTTCGGAAGAAGTGCGTGGAGGAAAAAATCACGGGGGTGTATCTCGAAGGCGGGGCGCAGCTGGTGAGTGAATTTTTGCAGGAGCGGGAGGTGGATTATTATTTCATGTACCGGGCGCCGTTGTTGCTGGGCGATGAGCGGGCGAAGGCGGGGTTTTCGGGGTTGAGGACGGAGAAGCTGGAGCAGGCGGTGCGGCTGGCGGACGTGCGGCACGAGGTTTTCGGAGACGATCAGTTGATGCGCGGGCGGGTGGTTTATCCGCAGCGGATGCAGGTGGATGAGGGGGGCGCGGCGCAATGA